The DNA sequence AAATGGTTTAATAAATAATGGTAATTTATAATCGTATTTAGAGTACTCTTTAGCAACTTTGATATTGTTTTCAATAAAAAAAGCACTCATTTTACGTTTGTCTCTACAGATATTTATAAAATCAGAAGAAGCTACAATGGCTGTAATGCCATTTTTTAATAAGGTTTTATTACTATTTGCAAGCAATAATAGCTCTGTATCAATGGTTGGGATAATAATTTTTATTTGATTTTCAACACACACCTTAATTAGTAAATTTAAATAATTTGTATCACTAACTAAAGGAAGCTGAAAAGCACCATCTGAGACTCGACATGCAGACGACATATCCGTATTAAAATCTGTAGTAAAAACCTTTCCTTCAGGTGCCAACGCTTTTAGTTCTGCTTGAAAAGCCTTAACCAATGAAACACGTCTTCCGGCAGATGTTATTAATATATTCATTGTTTTATTATGCTTTAATATTTTAAAATTTGAGCAAAAATAGCAAAAGATAGATATAATTCATTTTAACAACATGTTATTATTATAAGTTTGAATTTGTTTATACATATTACTTACTCATTCTTCATTTAAAATATAATTTGAAATAAGATTTGCAATAAGATTTCTCCCATGATTATTCCAATGCATATCGTAAATTAAATTTGTTGGTCTTTTTGATTTTTCTAATGTGTTAGAAAAATCAATATATTTAAAATGATTGATCCTTAAATAATCTAAAAAAAAATTAGGCGTGTTTTTAGAGTCTAATAAAAACAAAAATCTTTTTTTATCAAAGCCATAAAATGTTATTAAGCTTTCAAAATTTTTAATATACTTGGCATATCTTATTTTTTGAAGTTCCGCTTCTTCACTCTCACTTAATTCAGGTGCTTTATCAACTTTTTTTGTTAGTATATTTGAAATAAATTCTTTCGGAGCATCTAAAACACCTATGGTTTGAAGGTATACTAATAATTTAAATTTTCTTAAATTCTTGTACAATGGTGTTTCAAGTTTCATTCTTTCATCAAGTAACTTATAAGCCCCTCTATTTAAATCATTTTCAAATTTTAAGCCTATCACAACATGATCAATTAAATCAAAATGCTTTTTATACTTATTAATTAAATGCAACTGATCTGCAAAATCATAGCCAGCATATCCATATTCATAAACTTCAACATCACTTAGTTGATTTTCAATTTTCTTTCCAATAGAATTGTAATAGTGTTGATGGAAACCCTCTATAAATGAATCTCCTACAAGCGCTATTTCAACCTTGTCTTCAGAAGGCTTAAATTCTCTATATGAATTGTATCCAAATTCATTGATGTGATACGCGGAGAAATTTTGTCGTCTATTACCCGTTACAGAAAAGCCTTCCTGGTTAGGCAACCATTTTTCCACACCATATTCATCTACATATCTCGTTGGATAATCTTTGGTTAAATGAAAAATACGCACCAATAATTCTAATGCTAATAAAATTAGAATTCCATAGATTATAAATTTTATAAATAATTTTTTCATATTATTTAAAATTGGAAATAAATAAATGACCTATCTATACTACTATCATAAAAGAGTAACATGGACAGAATTATTATCGTATAAATACAAAATCTTAGGCCTTTAGATTTAAATTTAAATGGAGCGCGTTCATCTTTTCTAATTACATACTCATAAAGTGTAAATAAAATTAACAAAATATAATAATCCATCATTCTATAGCCCATAGGATGCGCGTAAGCACTATAGGAAAAATCTGTAGAAATCCTATTTATAAAAGCAAATGCATCCGTTATTGATTCTGACCTAAAAAATATTCTAGAAAAAGTAACTATTCCAAAAGTTAATACAACCTGCCCTATTTCAACTAATGATGGGAAAAAAGTATGTTCACCTATCACAGAATCTTTGTAAATAGTATTTCTCCCCATTAAAAACACGGGTATAAACGCGGCTGCATGAAAAGCTCCCCAGAAAATAAATGTCCAATTAGCACCATGCCAAAAGCCACTTATTAAAAAAACAATAGTAATATTTCTTATAGACTTTAATTTAGACACTCTTGAACCTCCTAAGGGAATATATATATAGTGCCTAAACCATGTTGAAAGTGATACATGCCAACGTTGCCAATATTCAGCTACATTTCTTGAAAAATTAGGAAATTTAAAATTTGACATGAGTTCAATACCAAATAATTTTGCGGTTCCTATGGCAATATCTGAATACCCACTAAAATCTCCATACACCTGAAAACTAAACAAGGTAACCCCTAAAATAAGTGTAGAGGCAGGATAGTCTGCATAATTTAAAAAAATATCGTCTACCATAGGTGCTATAGAATCTGCTATAACCACTTTTTTAAATAAACCCCATAAAATTAATTTCAATCCAGAAACCGTTTGATGATAATTAAAAGTTCGCTTGTTTAATATTTGACTAAGTAAATTGGAAGCCCGCTCTATAGGACCAGCCACTAGCTGTGGAAAGAAACTAACAAAAGCAGCAAATGATAAAAAATCTTTAGTTGGTTTTAATTTTTTATAATAAATATCAAAAGAATAAGACATGGTTTGGAATGTATAAAACGAAATACCAACAGGTAAAACAACCCTTAAAGTCCATGTACTTTTAATATCATAACCAAATAAAGAAAACATATCAACCCAAGAATCAATAAAAAAGTTGAAATATTTAAAAAAACCAAGTAAACCAACATTAAATAAAACACTAACCCAGAGCCATCTTTTTCTTAGCTTTTGTTCTGTGGTATTGTGTATTTTAAGACCTATCAGATAATCTACGGAAGTACTTAAAAATATTAAAGATAAAAATCTCCAATCCCACCAACCATAAAATAAGTAACTAGCAACTAATATAAATATATTTTGGTTTTTAATGTTTTTATTAAAAACATACCAATACAAAAGAAAAGCTACAGGGAGAAATATAAAAAACTCAAAAGAATTAAATATCATAAAAACGGTTGGTTGGTTCGCCTTGTTAAATAAAAATTAAAAGGCAAATATGAAAGAACAGGCGCATATCTTCAAAAAACTTCTGCAAACTACATGAAAAATAATATAAGTTGCGCTATAACGTAGTTTTTAACTTTCTTTTCTGTTAATTGATACTAAAAAAGCCCTTAAAAAAAGAGCTTTAAAAATTATAATTATATAAATTAATCTATTTACATATCATTAAATATAGAGTGCATCAAACGTTTTTTATCATTAATACTTTCTTCAAGAGAAATCATTGTTTCCGTTCTATAAACCCCTTCTATATCATCTAACATAAAAATAACTTCTTTTGCGTGCTCAGTGCTTTTGCCTCGTATTTTACAAAATATATTAAATTTCCCTGTTGTTATATGTGCAACAGTTACAAATGGAATTTCATTAATACGCTCTAAAACAAATTTTGTTTGAGAGGTATTGTTTAGATACACTCCTACATAAGCTATAAATGAATACCCAAGTTTTTTATAATCTAAAGTTAGAGAAGAACCTTTAATAATACCAGCCTCTTCCATCTTCTTCACTCGAACATGCACAGTACCAGCAGATATCAAAAGTTTTTTAGCAATGTCCGTAAATGGAATTCTTGTGTTGTCTATTAACATATCAAGAATTTGGTGATCGATCTCATCTAGTTTAATTTTCCCCATAATTATTAAATCTTTAAATAAAGCTCAAAAATAGTACATTATTATTAATAAACACAGTTTAATTAAACACTTTATTTCACTAATAGTGATTTTTTTATTTTTTTAATGAAAATAAATTCATGAGCGCTTCCAATTTTTAACATCTTAGAATCTGCACCCAATACATCATTGCCTTGAGCATTTATCTCTATATGTCCATAAAAGCCCATTAAATCGTCAATTTCTTCAATTATAGGTAGAAATGTCACCTCATTTCCTACTAATATTTCTTTGTAAAGTATGGCTATATCATTTGGATAGCCGTTCACCTTAGCATTTCTAATAATTATATCATAAAAACACTTACCATTTTCTGGAATCTCTAAATATGCCTCATATTGCTCCCCTTTTACTGTGTTTTTTGCAATATAAAGCAATGAAACTATGAAAGATGTATAAATATATAATCTTGTTATATCTCGCCCATAATCATTAGGAGAATGTCCAGCTTCAAACAAAATGGTAGGTACATTTTCACTTTGAAACGTATCTCCTACACAATTTAAATTAAAAGCATCATCATAAACACCTACTTGTTTTGGTATTAATTCTTGAAGTTTATGATTCATAACTCCAATTATTTCCATAGCAATTTTCCGATTTGATGTTATTGTACATTGTTGATCCTGTGCAGGAGACAAGAAAGACACCGTTGCTATATTATTAGTATTTCCGGCACTAAAAATGGTGCGTTGTCCGTGTAAATTAAAACAAAAATGAGGTTTAAAAGTTTCAAAAACACTTCGCAACACTTTGCTTTCTGGCTGCGAACGTAATTGAGCATCTCTATTTAAATCTACTTTATTAGCATTAACTCGTGTATAAGCTTTAGCGCCATCTGGATTTAAAATGGGTATTATATATAAGGTACAATTTTTTAATATGGTATTTATTTCAGAGTTTCCTGAAGAAAAGGTATTAAATAAATCAAAAATTGCTTTGGTAGTGGTTGATTCATTTCCATGCATTTGCGACCACATAAGAATTCGCTTCTTACCATGTCCCAATTTTACACCATATATGTCTTCTTTTAAAACAGACTGGCCAATAACTTCTACTTTAAAATTCGTGTTTAGTTTTTTAAGTAAAGAGCGAATATGATTATTAGTAACATATCGATGTGATAATTGTGATTCTTTATATTCGAAAAATAATGAGGTTATAGTTGATGTTTTCATTAAAATATTTTATGGTACAAATGTAAACAATTAGTAATTTACAAATGTAAACAATATTTGGTAGTCTAGTTGTTTACAAATATAAGCACATAACCTGTTAAATACCTGCTGTGTTATAGTTTAGTAACCAAGAAAATATTTATTATAAATTCATTTATTTAAAAAACTAAAAATCAGTATACTAAATACAGTTATTTAAAGTTAAGTATCATATAAAATATCTTTAATTTGTTAGTTATTGTCATTTGTAAACAACTATTTATTACATTTGTAACACAATTAAGTAAAACAATAGTTTACAATGGTAAACAGTGATGATTTTTCTAAAAGATTACAAGAAGTAATAGATTATTATGGTGAATCAGCCTCTGCTTTTGCAGAAAGTATAGGTGTACAGCGTTCCAGTATTTCACACATTCTTTCGGGAAGAAATAAACCAAGTTTAGATTTTGTTATGAAAATTATCAACTCCTATCCTGAGGTTGAACTTTATTGGTTGCTCAATGGAAAAGGGCATTTTCCTCCAGATAAAAAAATGGTAGTTCCAGAAAATCTTTTTACAACTCCTAAATCTGAAATACCACCTAACACACAACATATCATCAAAAAAGAAACTCCAGGAAAAAAAATTGAACGCATTGTTATTTTTTATTCTGATGGAAGTTTCGAAAATTTTCAGAATTAATAACTATTTGAGTAGTTTTGTTAAAAATGAATTTTTATGAAAAAATCATGCTTCGCATTATTGTTTTTAGTATTTTTTAGCTGTTATCAATCTGAACGTAATTGCAAGGATTTTAAGGTTGGAAGTTTTTATAGCGAAATAAACATTGACGGAATAGCCTATACCTCACATTTTACAAGAACTGAAGATTTACAAGTAGAAATTTACGATAAGAAAACAGACTCATCAAAACTCAGATGGGTTAATGACTGTGAAGTTATATTCAAAACCATTAACCCCAAAAGTATGAGTGAACAAAAAGATGTGCACTTGAAAATATTAACAACAACAGACTCTTCATATACCTTTGAGTATTCATATGTTGGTGAAACAAAAAAACAAAAAGGTATTGCTTACAAGGTTGATTAGTTCAGTGGGTATAAAAAAGATTCAACTAAATTGAAATCAAGCTCCTTATGTTCTGTTAGTTGATACGT is a window from the Pseudalgibacter alginicilyticus genome containing:
- a CDS encoding MBOAT family O-acyltransferase, translated to MIFNSFEFFIFLPVAFLLYWYVFNKNIKNQNIFILVASYLFYGWWDWRFLSLIFLSTSVDYLIGLKIHNTTEQKLRKRWLWVSVLFNVGLLGFFKYFNFFIDSWVDMFSLFGYDIKSTWTLRVVLPVGISFYTFQTMSYSFDIYYKKLKPTKDFLSFAAFVSFFPQLVAGPIERASNLLSQILNKRTFNYHQTVSGLKLILWGLFKKVVIADSIAPMVDDIFLNYADYPASTLILGVTLFSFQVYGDFSGYSDIAIGTAKLFGIELMSNFKFPNFSRNVAEYWQRWHVSLSTWFRHYIYIPLGGSRVSKLKSIRNITIVFLISGFWHGANWTFIFWGAFHAAAFIPVFLMGRNTIYKDSVIGEHTFFPSLVEIGQVVLTFGIVTFSRIFFRSESITDAFAFINRISTDFSYSAYAHPMGYRMMDYYILLILFTLYEYVIRKDERAPFKFKSKGLRFCIYTIIILSMLLFYDSSIDRSFIYFQF
- a CDS encoding Lrp/AsnC family transcriptional regulator, with the translated sequence MGKIKLDEIDHQILDMLIDNTRIPFTDIAKKLLISAGTVHVRVKKMEEAGIIKGSSLTLDYKKLGYSFIAYVGVYLNNTSQTKFVLERINEIPFVTVAHITTGKFNIFCKIRGKSTEHAKEVIFMLDDIEGVYRTETMISLEESINDKKRLMHSIFNDM
- a CDS encoding M14 family zinc carboxypeptidase; translation: MKTSTITSLFFEYKESQLSHRYVTNNHIRSLLKKLNTNFKVEVIGQSVLKEDIYGVKLGHGKKRILMWSQMHGNESTTTKAIFDLFNTFSSGNSEINTILKNCTLYIIPILNPDGAKAYTRVNANKVDLNRDAQLRSQPESKVLRSVFETFKPHFCFNLHGQRTIFSAGNTNNIATVSFLSPAQDQQCTITSNRKIAMEIIGVMNHKLQELIPKQVGVYDDAFNLNCVGDTFQSENVPTILFEAGHSPNDYGRDITRLYIYTSFIVSLLYIAKNTVKGEQYEAYLEIPENGKCFYDIIIRNAKVNGYPNDIAILYKEILVGNEVTFLPIIEEIDDLMGFYGHIEINAQGNDVLGADSKMLKIGSAHEFIFIKKIKKSLLVK
- a CDS encoding helix-turn-helix domain-containing protein gives rise to the protein MVNSDDFSKRLQEVIDYYGESASAFAESIGVQRSSISHILSGRNKPSLDFVMKIINSYPEVELYWLLNGKGHFPPDKKMVVPENLFTTPKSEIPPNTQHIIKKETPGKKIERIVIFYSDGSFENFQN